A DNA window from Candidatus Binataceae bacterium contains the following coding sequences:
- a CDS encoding TIGR03617 family F420-dependent LLM class oxidoreductase — protein MRVLTTLPQEDLRRVPDAACEAEQTGFDGLITLENRNDPFLSLGVAAIATEKIELGTAVAIAFPRSPMVVANASWDLQVASRGRFVLGLGPQIRPHNEKRFSVAWTAPLARMREYVGALRVIWTAWEKGEKLRFEGEHYTFTLMTPNFVPPSMGLPMVPITLAAVGPKALRLAGEIADGVRLHPFCTRRYQEEIVMPRLKEGLDGGGRSLEHFEVSGGGFIATGPDDAAVARVFEWVRMRVGFYGSTPAYWPVLELHELGDLGRKLNALSKQGKWAEMTTSVSDDLVHLFAAVGTHKEIAGAVERRFGGLSDAVFASINSTIRSDLPADVLADIRRIPVRFKGYCTPW, from the coding sequence ATGCGCGTGCTGACCACCTTGCCTCAGGAGGATCTCCGCCGCGTGCCGGACGCCGCGTGCGAGGCCGAGCAAACCGGCTTCGACGGGCTGATCACGCTGGAAAATCGCAACGACCCATTCCTGTCGCTCGGCGTAGCCGCGATCGCCACGGAAAAGATCGAACTCGGCACCGCGGTCGCGATCGCTTTTCCCCGCAGCCCCATGGTGGTCGCGAACGCTTCCTGGGATCTGCAGGTTGCCTCGCGCGGCCGCTTTGTGCTCGGCCTCGGGCCGCAAATTCGGCCGCACAACGAGAAACGCTTCAGCGTCGCATGGACGGCGCCCCTCGCGCGCATGCGCGAGTACGTCGGCGCGCTGCGGGTAATCTGGACCGCATGGGAAAAGGGCGAAAAGCTGCGCTTCGAGGGCGAGCACTACACCTTCACGCTGATGACGCCGAATTTCGTGCCGCCCTCGATGGGCCTCCCGATGGTGCCAATCACGCTTGCCGCCGTCGGTCCCAAGGCGCTGCGCCTTGCGGGCGAGATCGCCGACGGCGTGCGGCTGCATCCGTTCTGCACCCGGCGCTATCAGGAAGAGATCGTGATGCCCCGGCTCAAGGAAGGCCTCGACGGGGGCGGCCGCAGTCTTGAGCATTTCGAGGTTTCCGGCGGCGGCTTCATCGCCACGGGGCCCGACGACGCCGCCGTCGCCCGCGTGTTCGAATGGGTCCGGATGCGGGTGGGCTTTTACGGTTCGACGCCGGCCTACTGGCCGGTGCTGGAATTGCACGAGCTCGGCGACCTGGGCCGCAAGCTCAATGCCCTTTCGAAGCAGGGCAAGTGGGCAGAGATGACAACCTCCGTCAGCGATGATCTCGTTCATTTGTTTGCCGCCGTCGGCACTCACAAGGAGATCGCCGGCGCTGTCGAGCGCCGCTTTGGAGGCCTCAGCGACGCCGTTTTCGCCAGCATCAACTCGACGATTCGATCCGATTTGCCAGCGGACGTCCTGGCGGACATCCGCCGGATCCCGGTCAGGTTCAAGGGCTACTGCACGCCATGGTGA
- a CDS encoding acyl-CoA dehydrogenase family protein, with translation MTITAEEISRRVAAIAPVLAENAPACVSERSLVPASMQAMVSAGLFRIPQPSRAGGYELSLRILGDTVTAVSEICPTAGWVLMVMCAHHFCLGTFPEQAQDDVFAGGRDGLVAGTLAWQGKAARADGGYRVDGRWQFCSGVDRSNWVMLGCADAETGGPGVHVVVPTEQITVEDTWYVLGLEGTGSKDIVAKDVFVPAGRTVDTRAMMRGDSPHSLKHPTNLYRVSSDSMLSLSVVTAILGSARYALAKFIERTRERRAIVTGARKAEHAPTQLRLAESAAEIECAEMMIHDALDLLGRVAQSGQGATDMGYRARVKWRAAYTAELCRRAVSRLFAGSGAHAVYKGSPLQTAFRNINVGAQHASIDFDTSGELYGRERLGLLSK, from the coding sequence ATGACAATCACCGCCGAGGAGATTTCACGCCGCGTCGCCGCGATCGCGCCCGTGCTGGCTGAAAATGCGCCGGCCTGCGTGAGCGAGCGCAGTCTCGTGCCCGCCAGCATGCAGGCGATGGTCAGTGCGGGCCTGTTCCGCATCCCGCAGCCTTCGCGCGCCGGCGGCTACGAGCTCAGCCTGCGCATCCTGGGCGATACGGTCACCGCCGTTTCCGAGATCTGTCCGACTGCCGGATGGGTTCTGATGGTAATGTGCGCCCATCATTTTTGTCTCGGCACTTTCCCCGAGCAGGCGCAGGACGACGTCTTCGCCGGCGGCCGCGACGGACTGGTCGCGGGCACGCTCGCATGGCAGGGCAAGGCGGCCAGGGCCGACGGCGGTTATCGAGTCGACGGGCGTTGGCAGTTCTGCAGCGGCGTGGACCGTTCGAACTGGGTGATGCTCGGATGCGCCGACGCGGAGACCGGCGGTCCCGGGGTTCATGTGGTGGTTCCTACCGAACAGATAACGGTCGAAGACACCTGGTACGTGCTCGGACTCGAAGGAACCGGAAGCAAGGACATTGTCGCCAAAGATGTCTTCGTGCCGGCGGGGCGGACGGTCGATACGCGCGCGATGATGCGCGGCGATTCGCCCCATTCGCTCAAACATCCGACGAATCTTTATCGGGTATCGTCGGACTCGATGCTTTCGCTCTCGGTGGTGACGGCGATTCTCGGCTCGGCCAGGTATGCGCTGGCGAAATTCATCGAACGGACTCGCGAGCGGCGCGCTATCGTCACCGGGGCGCGCAAAGCGGAGCATGCGCCGACCCAGTTAAGGCTCGCCGAGTCGGCCGCCGAGATCGAATGCGCGGAGATGATGATTCATGACGCGCTGGACCTGCTGGGCCGCGTCGCCCAATCCGGCCAGGGCGCGACCGACATGGGGTACCGCGCGCGAGTCAAATGGCGTGCGGCCTACACCGCCGAATTATGCCGGCGCGCGGTTTCGCGCCTCTTTGCGGGCTCCGGCGCGCACGCGGTCTACAAGGGCAGCCCGCTGCAGACGGCATTTCGCAACATCAACGTCGGCGCGCAGCACGCGAGCATCGATTTCGACACCTCAGGCGAGCTATACGGCCGCGAGCGGCTCGGACTCCTGAGCAAGTAG